From the genome of Nitrobacter sp. NHB1, one region includes:
- a CDS encoding DUF3240 family protein, whose amino-acid sequence MSAELVCLTLIAARSLRDELFDYLNEQRDLVSGFTASDVAGHGPDVRLQTSAERVKGHDDELMVRTILRVQDAAQLLDRLKMDLAGSRIVYWTMPVSKFGVIGIPTR is encoded by the coding sequence ATGAGTGCCGAACTGGTCTGCCTCACGTTGATTGCCGCGCGATCGCTTCGCGATGAGTTGTTCGACTATCTCAATGAACAGCGCGATCTCGTTTCTGGCTTCACGGCCTCCGATGTCGCGGGACATGGCCCCGACGTTCGATTGCAGACATCGGCTGAACGGGTTAAGGGCCATGACGACGAGCTTATGGTGCGGACAATTCTTCGGGTTCAAGACGCGGCACAGTTGCTCGATCGTCTGAAAATGGACCTCGCTGGATCGAGGATAGTCTATTGGACCATGCCGGTTTCAAAATTTGGCGTGATCGGCATCCCGACGCGATAA